A part of Fundulus heteroclitus isolate FHET01 chromosome 23, MU-UCD_Fhet_4.1, whole genome shotgun sequence genomic DNA contains:
- the LOC118557290 gene encoding LOW QUALITY PROTEIN: T-cell leukemia homeobox protein 2-like (The sequence of the model RefSeq protein was modified relative to this genomic sequence to represent the inferred CDS: deleted 2 bases in 1 codon), producing the protein MLRLNRTVLQEQSFHFPRLENTPVSRKSCEIATEMEHTGIEEVSQTHQQQHEPISFGIDQILNSSDQSSGCMLPNRTGDPDYALAPNVYSNGYNSVYNPACSYNVNMNMNVSMNMNVNVNSGNSGGVIRVPAHRPMPPPPPPSAAAAPHPPPGIPAVHGMGMGNPANFTFPWIESSRRFAKDRLTGEEAEESRAGEATGGPEAAGSLCPLPKGDIGRVPVWSTVETLAKCYYPELAHLRDSNGLLADYPFPKGACPAALSPFSVTRRIGHPYQNRTPPKRKKPRTSFSRVQICELEKRFHRQKYLASAERATLAKALKMTDAQVKTWFQNRRTKWRRQTAEEREAERQQANRLMLQLQQEAFQKTLSQPLQPDPLCLHNSSLYALQNLQPWAEDNKVTSVTSVASVV; encoded by the exons ATGCTCAGATTGAACAGAACAGTCCTCCAAGAGCAGTCGTTTCATTTCCCTAGACTCGAAAACACCCCCGTCTCTAGAAAATCCTGTGAGATCGCCACTGAAATGGAGCACACCGGGATCGAGGAGGTGAGCCAgacacaccagcagcagcatgaACCCATCAGCTTCGGAATCGACCAAATCCTCAACAGCTCGGACCAGTCCAGCGGCTGCATGCTGCCCAACCGGACCGGCGACCCGGATTACGCGCTGGCCCCCAACGTGTACAGCAACGGCTACAACAGCGTCTACAACCCGGCCTGCTCCTACAACGTCAACATGAACATGAACGTCAGCATGAACATGAACGTAAACGTGAACTCCGGGAACTCGGGCGGGGTGATCCGGGTGCCGGCGCACAGACCCATGCCGCCCCCGCCTCCACCGTCGGCCGCTGCCGCGCCTCATCCGCCCCCCGGAATCCCCGCTGTGCACGGGATGGGGATGGGGAACCCGGCGAACTTCACCTTCCCGTGGATT GAGAGCAGTAGGAGGTTTGCCAAGGACAGACTaacag gggaggaggcagaggagagcCGAGCTGGGGAGGCCACAGGGGGGCCGGAGGCTGCCGGGTCCCTCTGTCCTCTCCCCAAGGGAGACATCGGCAGAGTCCCTGTCTGGAGCACGGTGGAGACATTAGCCAAATGCTATTACCCCGAGCTCGCTCACCTGCGAGACAGCAATGGCCTTCTGGCAGACTATCCTTTTCCAAAGGGGGCTTGCCCAG CCGCCCTCTCGCCCTTCTCCGTGACCCGCCGCATCGGCCACCCGTACCAGAACCGGACGCCGCCCAAGAGAAAAAAGCCCCGCACGTCCTTCAGCCGCGTGCAGATCTGCGAGCTGGAGAAACGCTTCCACCGGCAGAAGTACCTGGCGTCGGCTGAGCGGGCCACGCTGGCGAAGGCCCTCAAGATGACCGACGCACAAGTCAAGACCTGGTTTCAGAACAGACGGACAAAATGGCG AAGGCAAACTGCAGAAGAAAGAGAGGCCGAGAGGCAGCAGGCCAACCGGCTGATGTTGCAGCTTCAGCAGGAGGCTTTCCAGAAGACGTTGAGCCAGCCGCTGCAGCCGGATCCCCTCTGCCTGCATAACTCCTCCCTCTACGCCCTGCAGAACTTGCAGCCTTGGGCAGAAGACAATAAGGTGACCTCCGTCACCTCTGTGGCTTCTGTGGTGTGA